A genome region from Synergistes jonesii includes the following:
- a CDS encoding IS256 family transposase: LNEIRNRGTEDIFIISVDGLTGFADAISAVYPKAEVQRCIVHQIRYTTKFVSYKDIKAFMNDLKGVYQAPTLEQAEEGLDRLEEKWGSKYPSSVASWRNNWPQLSAYFKYPYELRRMIYTTNQIENYNRQLRKVTKTRTIFPSDDALLKLLYLATMDITEKWTGRDRDWSKILSQLCIYFEERIEPGDLE, from the coding sequence TCTTAACGAGATCCGTAATCGCGGCACCGAAGATATTTTCATTATCTCCGTCGACGGCCTGACAGGCTTTGCAGATGCGATAAGCGCCGTATATCCCAAGGCCGAAGTCCAGCGCTGCATCGTCCATCAGATCCGTTACACGACAAAATTCGTCTCTTACAAGGACATTAAGGCTTTTATGAATGATTTGAAGGGTGTCTATCAGGCTCCTACACTGGAGCAGGCCGAGGAAGGGCTTGACAGACTTGAAGAGAAGTGGGGCTCGAAATACCCGTCTTCGGTAGCGAGCTGGCGGAACAACTGGCCTCAGTTATCCGCTTATTTCAAGTATCCCTATGAGCTGCGCCGGATGATCTATACGACAAACCAGATCGAGAACTACAACCGGCAGCTCAGGAAAGTGACAAAAACACGTACGATCTTCCCCTCAGACGACGCCCTTCTCAAGCTCCTTTATCTTGCGACGATGGACATCACTGAAAAGTGGACCGGCAGGGACAGGGACTGGAGTAAAATTCTGTCACAGCTGTGCATTTACTTTGAGGAACGCATAGAACCCGGAGATCTGGAATAG